A genomic region of Salinibacterium sp. NK8237 contains the following coding sequences:
- the leuC gene encoding 3-isopropylmalate dehydratase large subunit, which yields MHATTLAEKVWQRHVVTAGTTAAPDLLYVDLHLVHEVSSAQAFDGLRLAGLPVRRPDLTIATEDHNTPTTAIDRPIADLTSRLQIETLRRNCADFGIRLHSLGDREQGIVHVVGPQLGLTMPGLVIACGDSHTSTHGAFGALGFGIGTSEVEHILATQTLSLPRFATMAITINGELSAGVTAKDIILSVIARIGTTGAQGFIVEYRGSTIEALSMDARMTICNMSAEAGARAGIIAPDTTTFDYLRGRPHAPSGEEWAAAVADWQTLRSDPGARFDREVRIDASEIAPFVTWGTDPGQGVPLAGTVPHPQDFASPDAQHSARRALEYMELEPGTAMRDIPIDVVFLGSCTNSRLEDLRSAAAVLHGRTLAPGIRMIVVPGSARVRIEAEAEGLAEVFRDFGAEWRFAGCSMCLGMNPDQLLNGERCASTSNRNFEGRQGAHAKTHLVSPVVAAATAVVGRLAQPSDLPQLSPR from the coding sequence ATGCACGCGACAACTCTCGCGGAGAAAGTGTGGCAACGCCACGTTGTTACCGCTGGCACCACGGCAGCGCCCGACCTTCTCTATGTTGACCTCCACCTTGTGCACGAGGTGTCGAGCGCTCAAGCCTTCGATGGGCTTCGACTTGCCGGCCTGCCCGTTCGCCGCCCCGACTTGACCATCGCAACCGAAGATCACAACACCCCGACAACCGCCATCGATCGTCCCATCGCCGACCTCACTAGTCGTCTGCAAATAGAGACCCTCCGCCGCAACTGCGCCGACTTCGGCATCCGCCTTCATTCGCTGGGGGACCGCGAACAAGGCATCGTGCATGTGGTCGGCCCGCAATTGGGACTCACCATGCCCGGACTCGTTATCGCCTGCGGCGACTCGCACACGTCAACACACGGAGCCTTCGGTGCCCTCGGGTTCGGTATTGGAACCAGCGAGGTCGAGCACATCCTCGCTACGCAAACGCTGAGCCTCCCCCGCTTTGCGACGATGGCCATCACGATCAACGGAGAGCTCTCGGCGGGCGTCACGGCAAAAGACATCATCCTGAGCGTCATCGCCCGCATCGGCACAACGGGTGCTCAAGGATTCATCGTGGAATACCGTGGCTCGACCATCGAAGCGCTGTCGATGGATGCCCGAATGACAATCTGCAATATGTCCGCTGAGGCGGGGGCGAGGGCCGGCATCATCGCTCCCGATACGACCACGTTCGACTATCTCCGTGGCCGCCCGCATGCTCCCTCGGGCGAGGAGTGGGCGGCGGCGGTCGCTGATTGGCAGACTCTTCGCAGTGACCCCGGCGCCCGCTTTGACCGCGAAGTCCGTATCGATGCGAGCGAGATAGCCCCATTCGTGACGTGGGGAACAGATCCTGGCCAAGGCGTTCCACTTGCGGGCACCGTTCCGCATCCGCAAGACTTCGCGTCGCCCGATGCTCAGCACTCGGCCCGTCGCGCGCTCGAATACATGGAGCTCGAACCCGGCACAGCGATGCGCGACATCCCTATTGATGTGGTCTTCCTCGGGTCGTGCACGAACTCACGCCTAGAGGACTTGCGCTCGGCAGCGGCGGTGCTCCACGGGCGCACCCTGGCACCGGGCATTCGGATGATTGTGGTGCCGGGATCCGCTCGCGTGCGCATCGAAGCGGAGGCTGAGGGGCTCGCTGAAGTCTTCCGCGATTTCGGAGCGGAATGGAGGTTTGCCGGTTGCTCGATGTGTCTCGGCATGAATCCCGACCAACTTCTGAACGGCGAACGCTGCGCCTCGACGTCGAACCGCAACTTCGAGGGGCGTCAGGGAGCTCACGCCAAAACGCACCTGGTGTCACCGGTTGTCGCTGCCGCAACCGCGGTCGTGGGACGACTGGCGCAGCCGAGCGACCTGCCGCAGCTCTCGCCGCGTTAG
- a CDS encoding carbon-nitrogen hydrolase family protein, whose translation MSSLPQSVPSVRVAAAQFFSGPDVEENLEIVKGYMREAAAAGVQVLVVPENSNRVRDYKDRAECYDKCESLDGAFVTGIQAAARELGVMIAVGVDLRGEQSPDVNIASVLIDTMGKILHVHHKTVFWDYEYTLFTPGTKQVEVVDTQFGRVGLLLCADGIVPEVPRILALKGADMLLNSLNSRGPDEMRVHEPLRAIENHVWHVAANTVGGPANGFPWTGGSQVVSPLGDILANAGETEERMVWADITPSTSHPKRLRDIGDLTAFRRPELYGELRADIDSHAGAAMYGPVADDAEPRIIRSATLQTSWYHSTEWTLSRAVTQVGYAAIKGARLGVFPELFIHSKGSIEADPGAAAALAEEMLDALCTAAAQHSVWIVANLVEQEGDRYYSTAYLIGDDGHIFSTYRKVHLSETERAWATPGDTFVVADTPVGRIGLMIGNEVWLPEITRILSLRGAEIIAHPTSWDRLEAATQAATERTEENRVHLISTARTDNAAGYGSQIVVADRFIFGQPVALMRYPTAYTSRTGFEEDMFIDLDLTDSHSKMQGYHLDPLATRQPHLYDVLVDTTEEIAHP comes from the coding sequence ATGTCTTCACTTCCACAGTCTGTGCCGTCCGTTCGCGTTGCGGCTGCGCAGTTCTTCTCTGGGCCTGACGTCGAGGAAAACCTCGAGATCGTCAAGGGCTACATGCGCGAGGCAGCCGCTGCCGGAGTTCAGGTGCTCGTGGTGCCCGAGAATTCCAACCGGGTGCGCGACTACAAAGACCGTGCAGAGTGCTACGACAAGTGCGAGTCACTCGACGGAGCATTTGTCACCGGCATCCAAGCTGCAGCACGAGAGCTCGGAGTCATGATCGCCGTGGGCGTTGACCTCCGGGGCGAGCAATCGCCCGACGTGAACATCGCATCCGTTCTCATCGACACCATGGGCAAGATTCTTCACGTGCACCACAAGACCGTGTTCTGGGACTACGAGTACACCCTCTTCACCCCCGGCACGAAACAAGTCGAAGTAGTCGACACTCAGTTCGGCCGCGTCGGACTGCTGCTCTGCGCTGATGGAATCGTTCCCGAAGTGCCGCGCATCCTCGCCCTCAAAGGCGCAGACATGCTGCTGAATTCCCTCAACTCTCGCGGCCCAGACGAGATGCGAGTGCACGAGCCGCTCCGCGCCATTGAGAACCACGTCTGGCATGTTGCCGCGAATACCGTTGGCGGCCCTGCCAATGGTTTTCCGTGGACCGGAGGATCGCAGGTCGTTTCTCCGCTCGGCGACATCTTGGCCAATGCCGGCGAGACCGAGGAGCGGATGGTGTGGGCCGACATCACCCCATCCACGAGTCATCCGAAACGCTTGAGGGACATCGGCGATTTGACTGCATTCCGTCGCCCTGAACTCTATGGCGAGCTTCGCGCGGACATCGACAGTCACGCTGGAGCCGCGATGTATGGTCCGGTGGCGGATGACGCTGAGCCGCGCATCATCCGCAGCGCAACGCTGCAGACCTCGTGGTATCACTCGACCGAGTGGACCCTGAGCCGTGCCGTGACTCAAGTCGGTTACGCCGCCATCAAGGGCGCGCGTCTCGGTGTCTTTCCTGAGCTGTTCATCCATTCGAAAGGATCCATCGAAGCCGATCCCGGAGCGGCCGCTGCGTTAGCAGAAGAAATGCTCGACGCTCTGTGCACGGCAGCAGCCCAACACTCGGTGTGGATCGTCGCGAACCTTGTCGAGCAAGAGGGCGACCGCTACTACTCCACTGCGTATCTCATCGGCGACGATGGTCACATTTTCTCCACCTATAGAAAGGTGCACCTGAGCGAGACCGAGCGAGCGTGGGCAACACCTGGCGACACCTTCGTGGTCGCTGACACCCCGGTCGGCCGTATCGGTCTCATGATCGGCAATGAAGTCTGGTTGCCCGAGATCACTCGCATCCTGTCGCTCCGTGGTGCCGAGATCATTGCGCATCCGACCAGCTGGGATCGCCTCGAAGCTGCAACGCAAGCAGCGACAGAACGCACCGAAGAGAACCGGGTACACCTCATCTCTACCGCGCGCACCGACAACGCTGCCGGTTACGGAAGCCAGATTGTGGTTGCTGACCGCTTCATCTTCGGTCAGCCTGTCGCTCTCATGCGCTACCCGACCGCCTACACATCACGTACGGGTTTCGAAGAGGACATGTTCATTGACCTCGACCTCACCGACTCCCACAGCAAAATGCAGGGCTACCACCTCGACCCCCTCGCAACACGTCAGCCACACCTCTACGACGTGCTCGTGGACACCACCGAGGAGATCGCACACCCATGA
- a CDS encoding branched-chain amino acid ABC transporter permease, whose protein sequence is MIIQSLVSGLAIGGIYALLAVAFLLTYRVAGVLNFAQAEFVMLGAFVASSLAAYSGIPLLAAALLGIGASALVGVGMEQVTYRPLRNKSHASMIISTVAVGIVLHQAAHLIWGPDPRTLDSLVPNVSIDLFGARISSVSLFLIAISLVLIVGLNLLLSKTRLGRQMQATAVDADTAQLMGIRTTRIVIIAFVISTALAGAAGILVAPIFSVAINVGMLIALKAFAACVIGGFGNLSGAAIAAFGLGIVENFAGAFIGSDSKDLIAFALMIGFLLIRPQGIFGSKVGEKL, encoded by the coding sequence ATGATCATCCAATCCCTCGTTAGCGGGCTAGCGATCGGCGGCATCTACGCGCTGCTGGCCGTCGCTTTTCTGCTGACCTATCGGGTCGCCGGCGTGCTGAACTTTGCGCAAGCAGAGTTCGTGATGCTCGGCGCCTTCGTTGCTTCCTCCTTGGCTGCCTATTCCGGAATCCCTCTCTTGGCCGCTGCGCTCCTCGGCATCGGTGCCTCTGCCCTTGTCGGTGTGGGGATGGAGCAGGTGACGTATCGCCCGCTTCGCAACAAGTCGCACGCGTCGATGATCATCTCCACCGTTGCGGTCGGCATCGTGTTGCATCAAGCGGCGCACCTCATTTGGGGTCCCGACCCGCGCACCCTTGATTCGCTCGTGCCCAACGTGTCGATCGACCTGTTCGGTGCGCGGATCTCGAGCGTCTCGCTATTTCTCATCGCCATCTCGCTAGTACTGATCGTCGGGCTCAACCTGCTGCTATCGAAGACGCGCCTCGGCCGCCAAATGCAAGCAACCGCCGTGGATGCTGACACCGCTCAACTGATGGGAATCCGCACCACTCGAATTGTCATCATCGCGTTCGTGATCAGCACAGCGCTCGCCGGAGCGGCCGGCATTCTCGTGGCGCCGATCTTCTCGGTGGCGATCAATGTCGGGATGCTCATTGCGCTCAAGGCTTTCGCCGCCTGTGTCATCGGAGGTTTCGGAAACCTCTCCGGGGCAGCGATCGCCGCGTTCGGCCTGGGGATCGTTGAAAACTTTGCGGGGGCCTTCATTGGCTCCGACAGCAAGGACCTCATTGCGTTCGCACTGATGATCGGATTCTTGCTCATCAGACCACAAGGCATCTTCGGATCGAAAGTCGGTGAAAAGCTGTGA
- a CDS encoding branched-chain amino acid ABC transporter permease — MSVTTQAGLSTTPAHAPRWKSLVSWLVWPALLIVVIALGLGIDNNYWLQVTVNAEIMVIAAVGLYVTFGLNGQVSLGQAAFYAIGGYTTGLLVTKLSIDFGLALILAVIVSLAAGLLIGIPALRLKGHYLALATLGFGQVVALILVNWSWLSGGALGVSNIVAPLIGEFELTTVSDWAVFIGIVMVVAIFVVQRVRVSSFGRSMQAVRDSDVAAAAMGVSLSRVKVLAFAIGAAFAGLAGALNAGFITYISPGTYDLGLSVSMLAMVVVGGAKSPWGAVIGAVLLTFLPEWLRGVQEYYLLIYGLVLLVMVAFVPGGIWGVIRDAISGIARLVRRRTNTTNNEEVTR; from the coding sequence GTGAGCGTCACTACTCAGGCTGGGCTCTCCACAACCCCAGCGCACGCACCCCGGTGGAAGTCACTCGTGTCGTGGCTTGTCTGGCCAGCACTGCTCATCGTTGTTATCGCCCTGGGCCTCGGCATCGACAATAACTACTGGCTGCAAGTCACCGTCAACGCCGAGATCATGGTCATCGCTGCGGTTGGTCTCTATGTGACTTTCGGTCTGAACGGCCAGGTGTCGCTTGGCCAAGCCGCCTTCTATGCCATCGGCGGATACACCACCGGCCTGTTGGTCACGAAGTTGTCGATCGACTTCGGGTTGGCACTCATTCTCGCTGTGATCGTGAGTCTCGCAGCAGGACTGCTGATCGGCATTCCGGCACTGCGACTCAAAGGTCACTACCTCGCGCTCGCAACGTTGGGCTTCGGTCAAGTTGTCGCCCTCATCCTGGTGAACTGGAGCTGGCTCTCGGGTGGAGCACTTGGCGTGAGCAACATCGTGGCTCCCCTGATTGGAGAATTCGAACTCACGACCGTCTCCGACTGGGCCGTCTTCATCGGCATCGTCATGGTTGTCGCCATCTTCGTCGTTCAACGAGTGCGGGTGTCATCCTTCGGTCGATCCATGCAGGCGGTGCGCGACAGCGATGTAGCCGCAGCGGCAATGGGAGTCTCGCTCAGCCGCGTCAAGGTGCTCGCGTTCGCCATCGGTGCGGCATTTGCCGGCCTCGCCGGAGCCCTCAACGCTGGCTTCATTACCTACATCAGCCCAGGCACCTATGACCTCGGTCTCTCGGTTTCTATGCTCGCCATGGTCGTTGTTGGTGGCGCGAAGAGCCCGTGGGGTGCCGTCATCGGTGCCGTCTTGCTGACCTTCCTTCCGGAATGGCTCCGCGGAGTGCAGGAGTACTACCTGCTGATCTACGGCCTCGTACTGCTCGTCATGGTTGCGTTCGTACCCGGGGGAATCTGGGGAGTCATCCGCGACGCGATCTCGGGAATCGCTCGACTTGTGCGTCGCCGAACAAACACTACGAACAACGAGGAGGTGACCCGATGA
- a CDS encoding ABC transporter ATP-binding protein, giving the protein MTAALHVTGLVRRFGGVTALAGVDLTVETGQTRALIGPNGSGKSTLINCVSAVDLWDEGSIVVDGKPVHGKNSAVAARRGIARTFQTLRLFDDMTVLENVMVAMHHARGYGLFSAITLLPNYRKQEARMRSEAMVLLERVGVASEADRTAGTLPYGHRRLVEIARALALKPALLLLDEPAAGMNESETRQLADLVTSLGADNELAILVVEHNMDFVASVADQVTVLDNGHIIAEGTPAEVREHPDVLRAYLGSEETS; this is encoded by the coding sequence ATGACCGCAGCACTGCACGTGACAGGACTCGTACGCCGCTTCGGTGGCGTCACAGCGCTCGCCGGGGTTGACCTGACGGTCGAAACCGGACAAACCCGGGCGCTCATCGGGCCGAATGGTTCGGGAAAATCCACTCTTATCAACTGCGTTTCTGCCGTCGACCTCTGGGATGAGGGCTCGATTGTTGTCGACGGAAAGCCAGTGCACGGTAAGAACTCGGCGGTGGCAGCGCGTCGGGGGATCGCACGCACCTTCCAAACCCTTCGACTGTTTGATGACATGACAGTGCTCGAGAACGTCATGGTCGCCATGCATCACGCCCGTGGTTATGGGCTGTTCTCGGCGATCACTCTTTTGCCCAACTACCGCAAGCAAGAAGCGCGGATGCGAAGCGAAGCCATGGTTTTGCTTGAACGCGTCGGCGTAGCATCCGAGGCCGATCGAACCGCTGGCACACTGCCGTACGGCCATCGTCGACTCGTTGAAATTGCTCGCGCGTTGGCCCTGAAGCCAGCGCTGCTCCTGCTCGATGAGCCCGCTGCCGGTATGAACGAAAGTGAGACGCGACAGCTCGCAGACCTCGTGACATCGCTCGGAGCCGACAACGAACTCGCCATCCTCGTGGTGGAACACAACATGGACTTTGTTGCCTCGGTTGCTGACCAAGTCACCGTGCTCGATAACGGACACATCATCGCCGAGGGCACCCCGGCTGAAGTGCGCGAGCACCCCGACGTGCTCCGTGCCTACCTCGGGAGTGAAGAGACATCATGA
- a CDS encoding ABC transporter ATP-binding protein, with translation MSNILEIDDLVLSYGAAAAVRGLTLHIAQGEVVTLIGANGAGKSTTLKGIVGLVKPTSGSIRFEGASIVGKRTDWLARNGLALVPEGRRVFAGLTVLENLDVASAASGLRGEALKKAIAEVLEIFPRLGERRDSLAWTLSGGEQQMLAMGRAIISKPRLLLLDEPSLGLSPKLAIEVVQLISRYSRDHGLSVLLIEQNARLALASSDRGYVMETGRIVAEGPAATLGDEPEVRKAYLGS, from the coding sequence ATGAGCAACATCCTAGAAATTGACGATCTCGTTCTCAGCTACGGTGCTGCCGCGGCAGTGCGCGGGCTCACCCTTCACATCGCTCAAGGAGAAGTCGTCACCCTGATCGGAGCGAACGGTGCCGGGAAGTCCACGACGCTGAAGGGCATCGTCGGGCTCGTGAAGCCGACATCCGGAAGCATCCGTTTTGAAGGTGCTTCGATCGTGGGTAAGCGCACCGACTGGTTGGCACGCAACGGCCTCGCACTCGTGCCAGAAGGGCGTCGCGTCTTTGCCGGACTCACCGTTCTTGAGAATCTGGATGTCGCCTCGGCCGCCAGTGGACTGCGCGGCGAAGCACTCAAGAAGGCAATCGCTGAAGTGCTCGAGATCTTCCCTCGTTTGGGCGAACGGCGCGACAGCCTGGCGTGGACCCTCTCGGGCGGAGAACAGCAAATGCTCGCGATGGGGCGGGCGATCATTTCCAAGCCCCGACTCCTGCTTCTCGACGAGCCATCGCTCGGACTCTCGCCCAAGCTCGCGATCGAAGTAGTGCAGCTCATCAGCCGCTACAGCCGCGATCACGGGCTCTCTGTTCTGTTGATCGAACAGAACGCTCGACTCGCACTGGCGTCATCCGATCGGGGTTACGTCATGGAGACAGGCCGAATCGTGGCAGAAGGACCAGCAGCCACCCTCGGCGACGAACCAGAAGTTCGAAAAGCCTACTTGGGGTCGTAG
- a CDS encoding ABC transporter substrate-binding protein yields MTRTSMKSAAIAVAAIGALTLSACSAGDEAVDGEIVIGVALPTTGGSAVLGEPMSQGIEMAVAEINAAGGINGSTVRVVQEDTGADDASALNAFNRITGENPAAVIGFPVSTQGFAVMTQVDRTAIPVIMGGTSATLALGSEWAFDMTSHDGITSTAAAQFAAEDLGVTKVALLRESGELGTGASEVVYDAAEEFGFEIVDEEIFQSGDVDLSTQANNLRSSDAEMLFVYGQQADYIVAANALATAGVALPTFVAGVQPGTFAQLNYDGFETIYNRNQCVPSAATEGDLFDWSAAYEEEFGGAPTEYAAIAYDGANLLFDAIENAGSTDAEAIQTALLELPASTGICGTHSGSESGQLSFSATIGHYEGDAYVTDKSIDVDPR; encoded by the coding sequence ATGACACGCACATCAATGAAGTCGGCCGCTATCGCTGTCGCCGCAATCGGAGCGCTTACGCTCTCGGCTTGCAGCGCCGGCGACGAAGCCGTTGACGGTGAGATCGTAATCGGCGTCGCACTGCCCACCACCGGAGGCTCAGCCGTTCTCGGTGAGCCGATGTCGCAGGGCATCGAGATGGCCGTTGCAGAAATTAACGCGGCTGGAGGCATCAACGGTTCAACAGTTCGAGTCGTGCAAGAAGACACCGGTGCGGATGACGCCTCAGCCTTGAACGCCTTCAACCGTATTACCGGTGAGAACCCGGCCGCCGTCATCGGATTCCCCGTCAGCACCCAGGGATTCGCTGTGATGACTCAGGTCGACCGCACCGCTATCCCCGTCATCATGGGTGGCACAAGTGCAACGCTCGCTCTCGGTAGCGAGTGGGCATTCGACATGACGTCGCACGATGGCATCACCTCGACCGCGGCGGCTCAGTTCGCTGCGGAAGATCTCGGCGTCACCAAGGTCGCCCTGCTCCGCGAAAGTGGCGAGCTCGGCACCGGTGCCTCTGAAGTGGTGTACGACGCCGCTGAAGAATTCGGATTCGAGATTGTCGACGAAGAAATCTTCCAGTCGGGCGATGTGGACCTCTCCACTCAGGCAAACAACCTGCGCAGCTCCGATGCCGAAATGCTCTTCGTCTACGGCCAGCAGGCTGACTACATCGTCGCAGCCAACGCGCTCGCCACTGCCGGAGTCGCACTGCCGACCTTCGTCGCCGGCGTTCAGCCAGGCACCTTCGCCCAGCTCAACTACGACGGATTTGAAACTATCTACAACCGCAACCAGTGCGTGCCCTCGGCCGCAACGGAAGGCGACCTGTTCGACTGGTCAGCCGCGTACGAAGAAGAATTCGGCGGAGCCCCGACAGAGTATGCAGCAATTGCATACGACGGAGCGAACCTGTTGTTCGACGCCATCGAGAATGCCGGGTCAACCGACGCTGAAGCAATTCAGACCGCTCTTCTTGAGTTGCCAGCATCGACCGGGATTTGCGGAACGCACTCAGGAAGCGAGAGCGGCCAGTTGTCGTTCAGCGCGACCATTGGGCACTACGAGGGTGACGCTTACGTAACTGACAAGTCAATCGACGTCGACCCTCGATGA
- a CDS encoding SDR family NAD(P)-dependent oxidoreductase — protein sequence MTHIVITGGAAGIGMSLAHRLAARGERVSVLDRAESDAHQWWAELPQSSRGEWHVVDVADTAAMTKAIESSHRYAAIDGLATCAGVVDQSTVLDVGVDTFTRTMEINVGGTLMAARAVARLLVAEGRPGSMVTLASSAGLGYVAGLGAAYHASKAAVVGITRSLAGDLARHGIRVNCVAPGLVRTPMTRRQRESIGEELLAARAPAGRLAEPEEVAAVADWLLSPAASFTTGHILPVDGGQTSVSVPPIGGHLVSSIDTRTSGAL from the coding sequence ATGACTCACATCGTCATAACGGGAGGTGCGGCAGGGATCGGAATGTCCCTGGCGCACCGCCTGGCGGCGCGCGGCGAGCGTGTCTCAGTTCTCGACCGTGCCGAGAGTGACGCCCACCAGTGGTGGGCGGAACTACCGCAAAGTTCGAGAGGTGAATGGCACGTCGTCGACGTCGCTGACACCGCCGCCATGACGAAAGCGATCGAAAGCTCACACCGCTATGCAGCCATCGACGGACTGGCCACCTGCGCCGGCGTCGTCGACCAGAGCACCGTGCTGGATGTGGGAGTCGACACCTTCACTCGCACAATGGAAATCAACGTAGGGGGAACACTGATGGCGGCTCGCGCTGTTGCCCGCCTCCTCGTGGCGGAAGGCCGCCCCGGAAGTATGGTCACGCTCGCGTCCTCCGCCGGGCTCGGTTACGTCGCGGGGCTTGGAGCCGCGTACCACGCCTCGAAAGCGGCAGTGGTGGGAATCACCCGGTCGCTGGCTGGCGATCTGGCTCGCCACGGCATCCGTGTTAATTGTGTTGCCCCTGGTCTGGTGCGTACGCCGATGACTCGTCGTCAGCGCGAAAGCATTGGTGAGGAACTGCTTGCGGCGCGGGCACCAGCTGGGCGTTTGGCGGAACCAGAAGAGGTCGCTGCGGTGGCCGACTGGTTGCTGTCGCCCGCCGCCTCGTTCACGACCGGCCACATTCTTCCCGTCGACGGTGGGCAAACTTCCGTCTCCGTTCCTCCCATCGGAGGGCATCTCGTTTCTTCAATCGACACCCGAACTTCAGGAGCATTGTGA
- a CDS encoding SDR family NAD(P)-dependent oxidoreductase, protein MSHVLVTGGASGIGAATAKHLAARGTRVSVLDRTEPDAALSAWWHELAPEVRGQWVVVDASDAEALELAVDSIVGGGDDGVGGVDGLVTSAGISVKEPFLESSIAAWKSTLDINLLGTAIAARSVARGLVSAGRGGSIVTVSSTAGFGYVNGLGAHYHASKGAIVALTQALATELGPHGIRVNAVAPGLIETPITEKIRATYGERALTASVPQRALGEPAEVARAIEFLLSASASMITGHTLPVDGGQLAVAGHPVGGFADIVTARTSGADQRVDSPHSTEKEAQL, encoded by the coding sequence GTGAGCCACGTTCTCGTTACCGGTGGTGCCTCAGGCATCGGTGCCGCGACTGCGAAACATCTCGCAGCTCGGGGCACCCGGGTTTCGGTGCTCGATCGCACCGAACCTGATGCAGCGCTGTCGGCGTGGTGGCACGAGCTTGCACCAGAGGTGCGCGGCCAGTGGGTTGTTGTTGATGCCTCGGATGCCGAAGCTCTTGAACTTGCCGTTGATTCCATCGTTGGCGGTGGCGACGACGGCGTCGGCGGCGTCGACGGGCTCGTCACGAGTGCCGGAATTTCTGTCAAGGAACCCTTTCTAGAATCCTCGATCGCCGCGTGGAAAAGCACGCTCGATATCAATCTTCTTGGCACGGCCATCGCTGCCCGCAGTGTTGCGCGTGGGCTTGTCAGCGCCGGCCGTGGTGGCTCCATCGTCACCGTGTCTTCTACCGCGGGCTTCGGTTACGTGAACGGGCTCGGTGCTCACTACCACGCGTCGAAGGGCGCGATCGTTGCCCTCACGCAGGCGCTCGCCACCGAGCTTGGCCCGCACGGCATTCGCGTCAACGCCGTCGCCCCTGGGCTTATCGAGACTCCCATCACTGAGAAGATCCGCGCCACGTATGGCGAACGTGCTCTCACCGCATCGGTTCCGCAGCGTGCTCTTGGTGAGCCAGCGGAAGTCGCGCGAGCGATTGAGTTTTTGCTCTCGGCATCCGCCTCCATGATCACCGGTCACACTCTCCCCGTCGACGGCGGCCAACTCGCCGTCGCAGGTCATCCCGTTGGCGGTTTTGCCGACATCGTGACCGCACGAACTTCAGGCGCGGACCAACGCGTCGACTCCCCGCACAGCACCGAAAAGGAAGCACAGCTATGA
- a CDS encoding NAD(P)/FAD-dependent oxidoreductase, with product MTVETQPTVIIAGMGPVGMTAALALALKGIPVTILETGDDLATESRASTFHPPSLEILKDLGVVDELMESGLKAPGFQYRGHNRELIAHLDMALLENDTEFPFRIQNEQGTLTRIIRRHLEEMPHVTLRYGAPVERVEMGRNCAYVFLPGDGREPSYRADWLIGTDGAGSAVRQSLGIAFEGVTYPERFLVASTTHDFLDDFDDLAYVSYVYDPDDWGVLLRTPQHWRVLFPIDEDESDEAAQHPDRIEERLQGVIALDEPYPVAHSTIYKVHQRLAATFGQGRVLLAGDAAHINNPLGGMGMNSGIHDAHAAVEAISFALAGGDPTQAVETYARVRYDAAAVDVQKNTQKNYEEMRQQDDKERSERKNEMADIAADPVRAREYLLGTSMISSFEKSSRRMRDGLAQANETSPPVPSLQLDARTAS from the coding sequence ATGACAGTTGAAACGCAGCCCACCGTCATCATCGCGGGCATGGGGCCGGTAGGAATGACTGCCGCGCTCGCCCTGGCTCTGAAGGGCATTCCTGTCACGATTCTTGAAACCGGGGATGACCTCGCCACAGAATCGCGAGCGTCGACCTTTCACCCGCCAAGCTTGGAGATTCTCAAAGACTTGGGAGTCGTTGATGAGCTGATGGAGTCTGGACTCAAGGCTCCGGGCTTTCAGTACCGCGGCCACAACCGCGAGCTCATCGCGCACCTCGATATGGCGCTCCTCGAGAATGACACCGAGTTTCCGTTCAGAATTCAGAACGAGCAGGGCACGCTGACCCGCATCATCCGTCGTCATCTTGAGGAGATGCCCCACGTAACCCTGCGCTATGGCGCTCCCGTGGAACGCGTCGAGATGGGGCGCAACTGCGCCTACGTATTCCTTCCGGGGGATGGACGCGAGCCGAGCTACCGCGCCGACTGGCTGATCGGAACGGATGGCGCAGGCTCCGCCGTGCGGCAGTCCTTGGGCATCGCTTTTGAAGGTGTGACCTACCCCGAGCGCTTCCTGGTTGCATCGACCACGCACGACTTCTTGGATGACTTCGACGACCTTGCCTACGTTAGCTATGTCTATGACCCCGACGACTGGGGCGTGCTCTTGCGCACTCCGCAGCACTGGCGTGTTCTTTTTCCGATCGACGAAGATGAATCGGATGAAGCGGCGCAGCATCCTGACCGCATCGAGGAACGGTTGCAGGGCGTTATCGCTCTCGATGAGCCGTACCCGGTAGCCCACAGCACTATCTATAAGGTGCATCAGCGGCTCGCGGCGACATTCGGTCAGGGGCGAGTCTTGCTCGCGGGCGATGCTGCGCACATCAACAACCCGCTCGGCGGCATGGGCATGAACAGCGGAATCCACGACGCCCACGCCGCGGTTGAGGCGATTTCGTTCGCGCTTGCTGGCGGGGACCCGACGCAAGCGGTCGAGACCTACGCCCGCGTTCGCTACGACGCTGCCGCTGTCGATGTTCAAAAGAACACGCAGAAGAATTACGAAGAGATGCGTCAGCAAGACGACAAGGAGCGCTCGGAACGCAAGAACGAGATGGCTGACATTGCGGCTGATCCGGTGCGCGCCCGTGAGTACTTGCTCGGCACCTCGATGATCTCGTCCTTCGAGAAGTCGAGCCGCCGGATGCGCGACGGTCTCGCTCAGGCCAACGAAACATCCCCTCCTGTTCCCTCTCTCCAGCTCGACGCAAGGACAGCATCATGA